In the genome of Raphanus sativus cultivar WK10039 chromosome 9, ASM80110v3, whole genome shotgun sequence, the window TTTTTATTCCAAATTATATAACGTTTTCGggtttttatgtaaaatttattaacatttaatgttttatgaccgataaaaatatatcttatattttttattggttgattttcaattaagtaaataaataatgatgttttgtttagaaaatataataaatttaataattttcttaatctatataCATAAttctaaaacaaattatattaaaaacggAGGAAGTAATTAGTTACGGAGtttttttagtaaaactaaaGTTCACttaatatatgaaaacattaatattgtgaattaataaaaaattcttaagaaaatcattttacGTATTAAAACAAAGAGAGTATATATacctataaatttttaaatttataaagctggtagaaaatattatattataaacaaGCATAagctatatttttattcaaaacaaaTCGGTTGGACTGGACCGGGGTGACTATTGACCCAACGACAATACCGAATCACAAGGTCCGGTTTACAAAACAATGAGGATTAGGTTTTAAGCGCATAAACTTTATACCTCCGCCGCATATTGCTAAAGGGTTTTCCTACTCACTCACTCTCCTTTTGATTCAGATTTCTTCTTATTGAAATCTTCTAGTCAAAAAAAGCTTTCCCGACTCGATTTTACCAGACAAGAAATGACGACTCTGAACCCGTTCGATCTCTTAGGAGATGACGCCGAGGATCCAAGCCAGATTGTTTTGTCTCTACCGAAGAAGATCGAGAAaccagcagcagcagctccTGTTCAGCCCGCTAAGGCCGCTAAGTTGCCAACCAAGCCTCTTCCTCCTTCTCAAGCCggtaatatatgttttattttggttcGTCTAGAAATTCAACAGCTTTTAGTTTTTCAGACATGTGTGTTTCTGGTCTTAATCTTTCTCTTTAACgtgtaataaaaaaacatatatgttgTGTTAATTATTAGGTTGTTTGTTTGCATCAGTATCTTGAAAAGTTAGTTACTGAATGTgatatgagttttttttatctttgataaAAATGTAGTGAGGGAGTCAAGGAATGGTCCTTCAGGAGGTcgtgttggtggtggtggtggtgcagGACGTGGTGGGCCTCCTCGTGGCTCGTTTAACCCCGGTGGAAACAGACCTCATGATCCAAAGGATGGACCAAAGGATGGAGAAAGGAACGGTGGGTTCCGTGGGTACCGTGAGAGTGGTGGTCGTGGAGGTCACATTGGTGGATTCGCTAATGGTAAAACTGGTGATGTTGAACGCCCAAAGAGGGTCTTTGACCgccgtaatgcaacaggtcgtAGGTAAAGCTTTCTTTTCATAGGTCTTCTTCTACTTTGTGATTACGACTTTTCTactgttttttttaacttgatGTTTGTTTGGTAGTAATGACCTGAAACGTGAGGGTGGTGGTCGTGGAAACTGGGGTACTCCTGAAGATGATGTTCAGCCGTGAGTATCCCTCACTTCATTTTGAACTTGCTGCCATTTTTGTTTGTACCTATAAGACTGAATAAGAAACTCTTTATGTTTTGTCTGAAATTAGAGCAACTGACGGACCCACAGCAGAGGTTGAGAAGAGCCCTGTTGCTGACAAGGAAGGCGGCGAGGATGCCACCACTGATTCAAAGAAAGAGGCTCCTGAAGTTGAGCAAGAACCCGAAGACAAGGTACAAACATCTTCGGCTACTTTTTAACATGTTATATCCGATGAGAGAAGTATGGATACTAACTTTATAATTGATATGGGGTTTCTTATAGGAGATGACTCTGGAAGAGTATGAGAAGATtctggaggagaagaagaaagctctGCAAGCCACAAGGGTTGAGGAGAGGAAAGTTGACACCAAAGTGTTTGAGTCTATGCAACAGCTCTCTAACAAGAAGACCAATGATGAGGAAATCTTCATCAAGCTGGTGACAATCTTTATTATACTTCTAGTTTATATCTCTTGCCTTGACAAGAACAGAGCAAAGAGTTGATCCttgtttattaatattgtatCAGGGATCCGACAAGGACAAACGCAAAGATGCTGCTGTCGACAAAGAAGACAAGGCCAAGAAggtctttgtttctttctcttctcaTCATCCACAATGCAAGTCGTTTCAGATTTATAGACATTTTTCGTACTGAATCTATGCTTTGTTTTGTGTGGGGTTTGTAGTCGTTGAGCATTAACGAGTTTTTGAAGCAAGCTAATGGAGAGAACTTCAACCCAAGAGGTGGATACCGTGGAAGAGGAGGTCGCGGTAGTGGTCGTGGACAGAGAGATGGAAAAGCCAACGGAGGAGGAAACCCAAGGAATGGTGGAGGAGTTCCTGCTCCAGCTATCGGAGACAGTGATCAGTTCCCATCGTTGGGCAAGTAAAGACACCCCCTTCTGGTCCTACAAgcatctatctatctatctaccTCCACTCTCTCTTTAGTTTAATTTTGCTGTCTTAGTTCTACTTCTCCATCATTTTTGTTACACTTTCACTACAAAACATGTTTGGTAGCTTTGACTTTATGatggaaaaacaaaattataatccTATAATCCTTCTCCTCTCACAAATTTTAAGATTCTTTTTATCTTAACGCTGTCTTTAATCTGATCATTTTAAGCAAGAAATGTCTAACTGAAATATAATTCGAATAATTTACTAAAAGAGTGGAGAAAGTAGAAAAGGTGGTCTTTGATTTATTTGAATGAAGGgccttttttttagtttaaagaaTTTATGGGTTTCAAACTTGGAAATACATTAGATAAAAGAATAGCAAAGCTATGatgaaaaacaaaaggaaaaggatTCAACGAGTTGTCAATTGTAGAAGTCTTACATGCAATGCAAACAAATGATTATAATGGTTGTTGTAATGATCCAAAGAGACTTGTTGAGACTAATGGGGAATCAAGATGAGCAGCAGCCTGATTGCTGGTTCACTGGCTGTCCGCGAATCTGGACAGTCGGTGGCTTGGCACCTCCAGACGGTTGGCTAGCCATTCTGCAGACAAGAACCACaaaaaaggttttaagtatcgaAGCAAAGGGGTTAAGGAAAGGACCACAAGTAGAACTAGAATCTAATCCAAACCTGGTCTTAATAGCAGCAGTCATGGCCATGAAGGCTTCTTCAACATTGGTTGCATTTTTAGCACTTGTTTCCAAGAAAGGGATCCCAAGTTCATCTGCAAAAGcctgtagtagtagtagtagaagATGACAATGTTATTTCTGTGTTTCAACAAGGTTCAGAGCGAAAGAGACCAGTTGGTTGAGTTTATTTTACCTGAGCAGTCTCAGTGGAGACAACTTTCTGTGAAGTGAGATCGTTTTTGTTCCCAACCAGTAGCTTGTTCACATTCTCACTGGCGTAACGGTCGATTTCGTTCAGCCATTGCTTGACGTTGTTGAAGCTCTCTTGGTCAGTGACATCGTAGGTGACCTGCCAAGAAACGTCAAATGTGAGGGAGAAACCATAAGGATCGATGGATGTATCAACAAGAAAGATGATTTGATTTTGTTAAGAGTGAGAGTGCTGCATACAATGATGCCATGAGCTCCTCTGTAGTAGCTGCTTGTGATTGTCCTGAAACGCTCTTGGCCTGCTGTGTCCCACTGTTTAGCgaagaatacaaaaaaaaagggtgACTACGTGGCTCTTTGTAAAATTGTGAACTGATTAAAGTAACAGATTGAGCTCAAGAACACTTACGATCTGGAGTTTGATTGTCTTTCCGTCCTGTTCAACTGTGCGGATTTTCTGCATCACATCATTAGGAAAGATTAAtacttttttgatttttttttttggttttggtctAAATCAACAAAGCGGGGGAGAAGAGGAGGCTTACAAAGTCAACACCAATGGTACTGATGTAGCTGTCCAGGTAAGAATCATCCTGTACACACAAAATTCCAAATATCATCAAACTATAAGAAGCATCTAGAGAGTATTGAACTGATGATAAAGTATTGAACTGCAAGGACTCCATTAATTGTTATATAGGTGTTCAATGTTATAAAAGAAGAGATAAGAAACAagagttttttttaacttaCAGCAAATCTTAGAAGCAAGCAGGATTTTCCAACACCAGAATCACCGATAAGCAAAAGCTTGAACAGATAGTCACtgcaaccaaaataaaatacaagGTTAAAAACAATCATTAAAAGACAAATCTAAGTGAATAAAGATGATGTCTtttgtcatgttttttttttcagttcatctGAAAAGACATGTTGATGAATTTGTTCGCAtaaattattaaacataaagTTGCAGATCTCAGTCAAAATTGCCTAGATCTAAACCTATATGTAAGATCCAAATCGAGAATCGATCAGACAAGATTAATTACAAACGAGGGAAATTGGGTGGATCCAAATCAAAAtcgagaaaaaaaacaaaattcaaataagAAAATAGGAGAAGCGGCTTACTATTCAGGATTCATGGCGTATCTAGATCGATATTTCCAACGTAGAGAATCTGGCGATCAACGGAATATCAGTAATCGTCGtctgaaagagagagagagagagacctaaAAAGGTGAGTCAGAGTTTAATGTTATTTACTTTTCTTTCCCCCTTTGTGGGCTTATTAATAAGTACTCTCTTTTTGTCAAAAGACGCGGTTAAGAAATAAACGAGTGGGACCCACGTTTTCGGACATTTTAAACTCGTTTTGTTTCATGTTTGAATGCCAACGTGGCAACGCCAATGCTTAGATGACAAATCAtcaatctttcttctctttttttttgttaaaattttgaattttctttttttcattctaTACAGTCGGAGGAAAACTAATTTCAGGAGTTTCAGGTTCCGAATCTGATTAATCTTTTAAGATATTGATTATTAAGCCTTTTTGAGCAAAAACAATTATAAGAAAATGACAGACAAAAAGATGGAAAAAATTGCTTATTTCTTTAGCTTTGCATCCCTTGTGGTGTAAGTCAACGATAACGTGAACATGTATACGACTTTAATAAACAACATCACGTTATATTGTCAACTCAAAACTCCACcttttttggataaaaatatacattaaaaaaaaattccactTCTTGTTCTTCATGCAGATAATCTCGCATGTTGATATAAACAACTCAAAACATGTATCAGCTGATTCAAAAGTGCTTTAATGATGTCTCGCATATGGCCTTCAATTTATTTTACAAGTTAATTGGCGCAACTTGCTAAGAGAGATGGATTGTCTAGGAAAAGTTACAAGGGCTACTAATCAAAACCATGTTGATATGTACTTGAGGTGATCGTTTGCACTTCTTTATAAGATAATGAAAGCGGTCTGCCGACAAAGataatgttataaaataatcaaaaaaatattaatatgacgCTCTCCATGACAATAGAAACATCATATACACGTATATGCAGTTCTAGAAGTAAGGTTCAAAACAGATTATATGTTAAGCATGTGATTATGGATTTCATTCATTGGTAAGTTTAAATCAGCTTTGGTGATGATATCTCGTTACACATGGGCCTAACTGTAAATGCCAAATTGTATACGGAACATAAAACTTAGTGAATAGCCCATATAACTAATAGCACGTACGCGAGGATAAGAAGAGATTTCAACATTGCTGATCCATAACTCTGCTGCTTCTCGGAAGTAAGTATTGGGGGGGACATGGCGACAACCTATCATCTCCTTCCTCAGGTTCTTCTTTTCCTCTGCCTCACAAACACACTTCACATTATGATTCTCTGAACATTGTATTGACATCTTCCTTTATATGGAGGCAGGCATCATTGCATATGATACCGAGAATACTAAGAATCTAGGGGTTTCCTCATTTCTACCACGAGCCTTTTCGGTGAACTCTCGTATCTCAGTTTCTAGGGTTTTTCTAAATGATTCCAGGAAGAGAAGGGAGTTTATCGCTAAAGCCGAAGAGAGCACTGATGGTGAAACTGAAGCTGACGTGGAGGATGTTGCTGAAACAGTGGAAGCCAAGGACCAAGCTCGGAGATGTCATGGGTGTATGTTCAGTTTTTTTTCAATAGCTATTCTATTATACATTACGTTAGGATTTGATTTCGTGGTGGATATTGTAGTAAAGAGAGatgaaatgttttttctttctcactTTTGTTTGGTGTAGATACTGAACCAGAGAGCGATTGAGGTTTCGGAGAAAGTCAGACCGGTTCCAGAAATTAGGACAGGGGACATTGTTGAGATCAAACTGGtaacagtttaaaaaaaaaacagttctgCGTTGTGCTTCGGTATAATCTGAAAGACATTGTTATTATGTATCAAAGCTGAAATATTTGATTTTGAGATGTATTTGAGGAGGAAGTTCCGGAGAACAGATGTAGGCTATCAATCTACAAAGGGATAGTGATGTCTAGACAGAACGCAGGCATCCACACTACTATTCGTATACGCAGAATCATTGCTGGCATCGGCGTTGAAATCGTCTTTCCTATGTAAGTGTATCGACATTTTAGTCTAAGATCAGTGTAGGGTGTTAGATGTTTTAGCATAAGGTTGGTTACCTGAGATGTGTATTTATTGATATGAAACAGATACTCGCCCAACATAAAGGAGATAAAAGTCGTGAGTCAGAGGAAAGTGAGGAGAGCAAGGCTTTACTACCTGAGGGACAAACTTCCTCGTCTCTCCACTTTTAAATGAACACCCAACACAAACACAGTCTTGTCCTGTCTTCAACCTCCCAACTTGGTAGCTAATCTCTTCCGTTCCActtactctctttctcttgtgaTTGGTACCTGTCTGTCTGTTTGTCTTTTGGAATTCGTTTCTCATGTAATTTACAGTGATAATTGAGAAAAGTAGAATCAAAATGCATTGTGAAGCTCCCTTCGGTTAATGTGTTTGTATCTTGAAAAAAGCAAATTAAAAAATGCATTTAATACTCTTTAGAAGATTCTATGTACAGTACTTATTGGAATCAAATGACTTTTCAGCGAGAAGCAGACAAAAAAGGAATATTCTGGGAAATCATTTGAGTATCTTACTTGTCGCTTTCATCTCTGTGTTCagagataaaaatatttagttatactacaaaaacattaataactaatggaaaaataaattagataaaaaaatagtttcaccAAATCAAAACCTGCCACGTCAGTATCCCTTATTACCTGCCTGTCGCTTTACAGACGTGTCACATTTCCCCTCTCTGCTTCCCCGAACTTACAAGAGGAAATCGCACGGAACTTTTGCTTCGACGTCACGTGGCCGTTTCCACGAAGCTCTTtgccttttttttctttttttttaaaaatctctcTAAGACTATTTACAAACTTCATTTGCATTCTCGTCACCACCAATCGAACAAAGAGGAGGGTAATGGTGGAGAGCGATTCCCGGGGGGAAAGATAAGAAGAGAAATAAGCACCTTCTTCGCTGATCCACCGTTACACCTTAGACTTTTTGTGTTCTCCTTTTCCCCCAGGTTTGAGTTTGatcccttttttctttttctttttttgctctctgtaaaaaaagaagaaaacagaatCTGAAATTGTTTTGAACTTTAGGGGTTTCGATTTGAATGTGTGCATAGGTTTCGAGTTATAATAGATCTTCTTGCGTGTGGTAAAGCTAAAAAAGAGAAATGAGCGGCGTTGGAGAGAATCAGCTTATCTCCATTCAACCTGATGAACTCAAATTCCTCTGTAAGCaattctcctctctctctttctcgttatACGATTGGTAGATCGTATTGCCATCTGGTAAGCTTTCCCTCAAGTGATATGTGAAATTAATTGATATTTGTTAATCAGTCGAACTGGAAAAGCAAAGCTACTGTGATCTTAAAGTTTCCAATAAAACCGACAACTATGTTGCTTTCAAggtaattaataattattcatCATCAAAAAACTTCATATATATGCTTTCTTTGTCATCAAGTTatcatgaatatatatatatatatatataacttcttcttcacttttAATGATCAGGTGAAAACAACATCTCCAAAAAAGTATTTTGTAAGGCCCAACACTGGTGTCATTCAGCCATGGGACTCCTGCATCATTAGAGGTTTACACtcactcttttaaaaaaagttaaaaaaaaaaaacatggataTGAATTAACATCTTTTCAATTCTAGTTACGCTACAAGCACAAAGGGAGTATCCTCCAGATATGCAGTGCAAAGACAAGTTTCTCCTTCAAAGTACCATTGTCCCTCCTCACACTGATGTTGATGACCTTCCTCAAGACACTGTGAGCCGCCACTGTTTCAAACTTACTTAATTCTCataatcattatttttttggggattagaaaattttaaatgaccATAAATTTACCATCCATGCTTGTGTGTATAGTTTACCAAGGACAGTAGCAAAACATTAACAGAGTGTAAGCTTAAGGTCTCGTATATCGCCACCTCTACACCCCAAAGATCCTCTGAATCTGGAGCAATCAGTGGCGATGCAAACGGCTCCGAATCCATTTCAGTGACTGTGAGTAACTACTTCATCCACCTCATATATAATGTAGTCTGCATGTGGTATTGACTTCCTGCAAATGCTCTTTTAACTCACCACGTCATAGACTAAGAGAGATTGGTTCTTGCCTTTTTTATACTAACTGTTTCTACCATCAAAATGTATGATCAGACTATACAGCGGCTGAAGGAAGAGCGAGATGCAGCTGTTAAGCAAACACAACAGCTGCAACATGAATTGGTACGCCCTCCATTAACTTTTCATATCATTGATTAATCAACGGCCATTGCTTAGTTACTTACAAATGATATCgccaaaacataattttaaatgacCTCGCAGGAGACACTGAAGAAACGAAAAAGGAACAGCGAAAATGGGTTATCCTTAAAGTTGGCAGCTATGGTTGGACTCATTGGACTCATCATTGGTTTCATCCTAAAACTCGCCTTAGCTTCTCCCAAATAACAGCTTCTCCGCATCATCTACCATTTCAACTTACGAGGGATAGCTGTTAACTCTCTATGATCTTCTTGTTCTACTTTGTTTTTTGTCCATTAAAATTTGCTTCTTTGTCAATTATATTGGATGTACATCATTGACCCAATAGAACCTTTCATGATTATGTTTACTTCTCCACTACATTTAGTGGAAATGACTTATTCTCTTTATACGCATTGTGAAGGAAATCTGTTTCATAAAAAACTCTTAGCTCCAAAATTAGATTTTTGAATCCAAATTATAAGATAAATCTGAATTGGCTTAAATAAGATATAGAGTGTTCATGAACGCATCCAAGCACCCAAAGACCCACACAGAAAACCTgcaaaaagaggaagaaacacAGTACTTAGAGCAACAATAGccaatagaaagaaaaaaagaagtataaTCAAATCTGCAACAAGCAGAAACAAAGTACCAAATCTGCAGCAATAGCCATGCATTACCAAGTAAACAGCACCTGAAATACAAAAGATGTTTCCATGCAGTTTTCTTTCATTAGCTTCTGGAATGTAGAGGTTGCGGATAAATCAAATCTGCAACAAGCAGAAACAAAGTATCAAACCAGATAAAAGAACAATTCACTTTGGATATATTCAGAAGGAGAAATGTTTAAAAAAGTGGTTGGTTAGacacattaataaaaaattcGCCGCACAAATTAAGAGACAACTGAAAAAGAATTGCCAACCAAAAGCATCATCTACCCACCCACATTACGGTGAAATGGGTTATAGATACATGTACAAAGAAACTTGTTCCAAAGAGACATGTAAAAAGAAATTACAAGAAGATTTACACGTTTCTCCCCGACTTCTCAGTGGCATGGGGGTAATAATGACCGAATGATTCCATTGTGGGGGTAATGAAGCTTGGAAAAGGCTCCTAACTCTTTGGTGGTGAAACCGATTACTACCATgaatttttttccttctttataGTTTTCTCTGATTACGACCTTGAGACTCTGTCGGTGAAGATACACGAATATGTGAAGCATTTAGGTTTCTTTTTGGTAGGTTCAGTAATCAGTTTGGTcgatttttactaaatttatcaATGATACAAATATATCACTTCTTCTGATTGCTTGATAATTGCAGAAAGGTGTCGACTCTTCTGTGTATGAAAAACACAAGAAAGTAGTCCGTGGTAAATTGTCTAATTATGGAACAACTTTATGAGAATAGGTCAGTTTTGCATTTTTTAGCTCTTGATTAAAAGTAgaataatatgttttatttattgtgGAACAGAGCCGATGGTTTCAACAAGTCTGTTATGGATTGCCTGGTAAATATACATAAAGAAGATGTTATCCGCTTCTACAAGAAGTGGTTCGTTGAGTAAACCATCATGTAGCCTCGAAGAACCATTTTTACCCATTTTCTATCCGCATTTGGGGCTGCAATTTCTACAACAAGTAGTTGGGTAGTATCGCTTGAGTTTGGGttggtttataaaaacctcTTTAATGAACTTATGTTTGAGTTTGAGAAATTACAGCATCTACCAACAAACTTATGCATAATTAACGAGATATCAATGTGCATTGCTAAGCTACTGTTTGACATTTTTTATGATTATGATGCCCATATGTTACCATAATAAACtctaatttagtaatattaaagtaatacatatatgtttatattatactTTGGTTTAGTAATCTTAAGCCGAATCTattttagtgtatatatatcacataagatagaataataatttatcttttacGATAAATTTTTATGACAATCAAAATCACTTATTGTGATAATTTCTGGAAAAAGTTAgcagaaaattcaaaattatttatactattatttgcaaaATAATTTGTTCGCTCTCACGTTTAAATTTAGATAGTtgaaaatctttattatttttaataaataattaggtagtatttgttaatatataattacccataatttttttaagaaaatcattaGTTTGGTATTCGCCATTATCTAAAagattctatattatattatctaaaatattttatatcatatgttttaaaataaatataatttatgtatatatgtatattttaagtttattttacgtaacacaagatattttattaaaataaaagatattgaatataaaagttaatatttagttaattattaaatatttcaaaacatgagaataattttattctaaggtttttgaatttataatatatttgtttataaatttttaaaaatgattaagca includes:
- the LOC108823595 gene encoding RGG repeats nuclear RNA binding protein C-like codes for the protein MTTLNPFDLLGDDAEDPSQIVLSLPKKIEKPAAAAPVQPAKAAKLPTKPLPPSQAVRESRNGPSGGRVGGGGGAGRGGPPRGSFNPGGNRPHDPKDGPKDGERNGGFRGYRESGGRGGHIGGFANGKTGDVERPKRVFDRRNATGRSNDLKREGGGRGNWGTPEDDVQPATDGPTAEVEKSPVADKEGGEDATTDSKKEAPEVEQEPEDKEMTLEEYEKILEEKKKALQATRVEERKVDTKVFESMQQLSNKKTNDEEIFIKLGSDKDKRKDAAVDKEDKAKKSLSINEFLKQANGENFNPRGGYRGRGGRGSGRGQRDGKANGGGNPRNGGGVPAPAIGDSDQFPSLGK
- the LOC108824031 gene encoding ras-related protein RABD2b, whose amino-acid sequence is MNPEYDYLFKLLLIGDSGVGKSCLLLRFADDSYLDSYISTIGVDFKIRTVEQDGKTIKLQIWDTAGQERFRTITSSYYRGAHGIIVTYDVTDQESFNNVKQWLNEIDRYASENVNKLLVGNKNDLTSQKVVSTETAQAFADELGIPFLETSAKNATNVEEAFMAMTAAIKTRMASQPSGGAKPPTVQIRGQPVNQQSGCCSS
- the LOC108826916 gene encoding vesicle-associated protein 2-1 isoform X2, whose product is MSGVGENQLISIQPDELKFLFELEKQSYCDLKVSNKTDNYVAFKVKTTSPKKYFVRPNTGVIQPWDSCIIRVTLQAQREYPPDMQCKDKFLLQSTIVPPHTDVDDLPQDTFTKDSSKTLTECKLKVSYIATSTPQRSSESGAISGDANGSESISVTTIQRLKEERDAAVKQTQQLQHELETLKKRKRNSENGLSLKLAAMVGLIGLIIGFILKLALASPK
- the LOC108826916 gene encoding vesicle-associated protein 2-1 isoform X1, with product MSGVGENQLISIQPDELKFLFELEKQSYCDLKVSNKTDNYVAFKVINNYSSSKNFIYMLSLSSSYHDQVKTTSPKKYFVRPNTGVIQPWDSCIIRVTLQAQREYPPDMQCKDKFLLQSTIVPPHTDVDDLPQDTFTKDSSKTLTECKLKVSYIATSTPQRSSESGAISGDANGSESISVTTIQRLKEERDAAVKQTQQLQHELETLKKRKRNSENGLSLKLAAMVGLIGLIIGFILKLALASPK